Proteins from a single region of Hydrogenimonas thermophila:
- a CDS encoding transposase family protein, which translates to MKQYTKAKALLESLKTIPDYRVDIGKIQYPLAEVLFMVIFALLKGNTKFKEIFGWMVYNKENPILKDIFEKDKIE; encoded by the coding sequence ATGAAACAATATACAAAAGCAAAAGCATTGCTTGAATCGTTAAAGACAATACCAGATTATAGAGTAGATATAGGAAAGATACAGTATCCATTAGCAGAAGTGCTATTTATGGTGATATTTGCATTACTAAAGGGTAATACAAAATTCAAAGAGATATTTGGGTGGATGGTTTATAATAAAGAAAACCCGATACTTAAAGATATTTTTGAAAAAGATAAAATTGAA